CCAGCctcttttttctatattttgagGTATTTGCATTTGAAATGGTTAATGCCATCGTACCATGTCATCAGTCTAATGATACATTCAATTGAATATGCCCTGTATATACCCAACccttgaattgtttttggttGCTGCATTAATTGCTTATGGTATCCATAAAGTATcacaattttttgcaaattaTGTGTCATCCAATATAAATCCAAGAAAGTGCATAATCTTTCTCATATATATTGtttcaagataatcaaaaaaacaaaatatgttgttttaattgatttattttttctttccatttccttttgacTCTATCTTTCTCAAACTGagcaaaaatattttggtagtattttcttttacttttgtttGTGACAGAAATAAACTCATTATACAaggcaaccatatcaatttcaaaatCGGGTATAAAGCCTTCATACACCTTACAAGAGTTATCGACTTTTGTAAGGGGTAAGTTGTGTGATATTATGTCATTGCCCCCATtccctgtgtgtgtgtgtgttgctcTGTTtacttttcttctcaaaaaaaagaaacgtgGGTAGTCCTACATCGCCTAAGAGTGAGTTCAAAATCGGGTATAAAGCCTTCATACACCTTACAAGAATCACCAGTTTTTGTAAGGGATAAGTTATGTGATATTATGCTTTTGTCCTCGTTCGCTGTGTGTGTGTTGTTCTGTTTACtttacttctcaaaaaaaaaaatatcaatttcaaaaTCTTGATCCATAAGATTGATTACTCTtaattgatttatatatatatatatagccttaGATTAGCAAAATTGGGACAGTCTAGTTTACAgttaatattttacttttttttaaatttgacagTTTATGATATAACACCATATATAccttaaattttgtaaaattcattaaaaccaTTAAATAGATCCATTTTAAATGGAGAAGATCCTAATATCATGAATTTTAGACAGAATCCAGACCTAATAATCCAATTATCACTTATCTAAAAACCAGGAACTGAAGAATAAATTAACTTATAGTAATAGGAATCTGATTAGGATGATTACAAGAATTAtttccttgatcattaggaagTTGAACTTAACAAGCTAGCCCAAAAGCTACATATGCATAACATATATTCCCTGCATTATTATAGTAGCAAGAATAAACTTGCGTGAATGATCGCTTTCACATATCAGACATTTAGGTGGCTGTTTTTAGCTAGAGAAATATCCCaagcattattttaatattttacaatCAGTCACCACCGCatttgttatttataaaaatagatcCTTGTAGTGCAGAAACTTGCATTAGTTTTTTGGCAATTCCTGCATCACTTGGTCAAACAAGTCTATGTCATCATGGTATAAAATATATGGAGATATTGGAAACTCATCTGGGATATTCGTGTTGTCTGCTACAAATGGTTCAGTCCAAAAGTCTCCAAAGGTGTCTTCAAATGTTTCGAATGAAGTAAGACAGTCTTCTTCAGCCCAATTTATGCCAGTTACAGGTGGATGATCATATCTCAAAGAGAAGTGTTCAGAGGAAGATAGTTCTGTGGACAAGGGAGAGCTTTCTAAGGTTTGGTGAGAGGAAGCACTGGCATGAAGGCTTTCCTTTTCtgattctctatttttcttgGCTTTGCATGGGGAAGTTTCATTAAATTGCTCCTTCACCTCagatttttttggattttgcttTACATGCTTCTTTAGGTGCGTGTGCCAATGGTTCTTTATCTCATTGTCTGTTCGTCTGGGTAAATGCTTGGCAATCATAGACCATCTGAAAGGAGAACATTTCGCGTCAATTCATTGAAGAAGAAGCTTTATGAAGGACATCAAGAAAAAATTACGATAAacaataccttcttttttttttggttattcaGGTAAGTGAAAATAGATTATAGtattttatatgtgtgtgtgtgtcacaaagttttaaaaagtgaaatttttttatatatacttgtTTCCAGCTTCTTCATGTAACTTGATGATTAAATCCTCTTCTCCATTGGTGAAGTTTCCACGTTTTACATCTGGATAGAGGTAGTTCAACCATCGCAGCCTGCAACTCTTGCCGCACCTTGATAAACCTGTCCAAAACATCATAgtattattaatgttttttttgggtaagaatAGTATTATTAATGTTACGTCATACTacttaattattttgatttctTATCTCTCACACACATACATGTATAATTGCCAGAAACAAATAAGTAAAAGTTGCATAAACGGAATTAAAGTAACAAAGCCATACACATATAATTAAGTTTCATGCACGATGCATGAAGAGAATTTTTGTTACATAAAAAGAGTGAGGAACAACGTGCAGGAAAAGATGTTCTTGCTATAAATAATGTTGTCTTCTAGATGAAAATCCTTTCACTTGTCTCTTGTAATCTTCTAATTTAGATGGAATGCTAAAATAGTATGTTCAAATTCATATTcactgaaaaaataaaaatttcaccCAGACAAATGATAAGACCCTAggtaatttataaataaataaaaaattataatcaacctacataaattttttattatataaaaaagaaaaagaaaaccaagatccattctttaaaataatattatattgttCATACCGGCAAGCTTGGGAAGTTTGTACCAATTTGAGTGGCCATATCTCTGAATAAAACTTCTTAGCTTATCATCTTCTTCTGGAGTCCATGCACCTTTCTTCAGTCCATTTTTGTCATAGAAGGAGGCTCTcaccatttctctctctcccccgaTGGTCTTGTAGCTCAAAACAATTAATAACTTTCACTAAACTATGTATGCTTATAACAATTGAACTATCATTAAACATTTTATGGGGACATTTGGGCCCTAATGAATTTGCAATCATGAGATAAGTACAAAATAATACTTCCTCCGACCCAAATTGTTTAGCTTGCAATCCCTTTAATGATGTCCCAAAATTAAGCCCTATTTTAAAAGTCAaactctattattttattaacattttcatTATAACATTGTAGAATTTACCAATAATTGTATTAAAATTTGAAGATAAGTTTGCAATCTACAGCTAATAGAGTTTGTAATGATAGATGTAGACTTGTAATACACCAATAGAGTTTTTATATGcacaattgtttaaattttttataaatttgtttaagaGTAATTTAGGAAGCTTATAACTTATTTATAAAGAGATAAGACATTTAATGGTGCTTTTCTAAATAGTTGGAATTTCTAAGTagcactacaacaaaagtgggcTATGGTGACGAAATCTAGTGAGGATAAacaatttcatcaccaaatgATAACATTTAGTGAGGAAAAGAAGAATTCGTcaccaaatattataaaaatattaaaattggtgacgaaatcaatatttcgtcaccaaagatGTACCAATTGGTGACGAAATCAATATTTCGTCACAAAAGATGTAcaaattggtgacgaaatatttattttgtcacTATAGGTCATGAAAAAAAGGCAAACCTAGGGTGACGAAATATTTGCGTCACCAAAAACTTACTAGAGGTGACGAAATTTTAAATTCGTCACCCAATATTAGGATGTAGGTGTTCTTGGTGACGAAATAAATTTTTGTCACCTATTGTTTAACCAAAGACTAACCAGAGGTGATGAAATTCCAAATTCAACATCTAATATTAAGATGGAGGTGTTTTTGGTGACAAAATAAGTGTTTGTCACCTATTGtttacaaataattaaggattgCCATGGGCAGGGTATACCCATATATACCCGGTTTGTTTATCCATagatatccataccctacccaaagctaatttttataaaatcaacaaatatgctcaaaatccaccaaaatgaccaatatatcctcaaaatctctaaaatatgcaaaatacccatgaaacctttaaaatgaccaaaatattcctacaatctctaaaatcaccaattatgctaaaaacccactaaaatgaccaaaatatctctgaatctctaaaatgagcaaaatacccataaaataacctaaaaaattactaaaatacccccaaaatcacctaatatgctcaaaaatcactaaaaattaccaaaatatcccctaAACCTCAtaaatgaccgaaatactctaatcctaaaaaatgaccaaagtacacacaaaacctaaaaaattacccctcgaaacctaaaatttggccaaaatacccccaaaacaacaaattaccaaaatagcacccacattctcaaaaaataacctaaatagctttgaaacctaaaaactgaCCAAAATAGCCTTAATgctttaaaattaccaaaatactcctaatcctaaaaaaatgaccaaaatacccccaaaaacttcaaaaatgaccaaaatacccctgaaacctataaaatgacaaaaatggcCCTAAAACCTATACGATCAtaaaaatacaccctaaacctaaaagatGATCGAAATGCCCtcaaacctaaaaatgaccaaaatacccctaaatgaaaaaaaaatactcatttttataatttctggctattttggttattttttaggtttagggggtattttggtcattttattgggttttgagggtatctttggttattttttaggtttaggggggtattttggtaattttcatatttcaagggtattttggccatatttaggtttcatgggtattttggtaatgtttaaattttgggAAGTATTTCAGTCATTTCTTAGATTTAGGacgtatttttgtcatttttaagtttcgaggggtattttggtcattttgaaggTTCCAAGGgtatttcaattatttcttaGCTTTAGGGtgaattttggtatttttttagtttcgggggatattttggtaatgttttaagttttaggggtattttggtaattttatgattttagagTTATTTCTGTCATTTTTTAGGCTTAGGGTGCATTTTGGCAATTTTAGAGCATTTTAGGAGTACTTTGGTTATTTGCAAGTTTTAGaggcaatttggtaattttgataattgggtaATTGAGTGGGTTGGagtttacccataataatttGGTTGAGTTAGGTTTGGGTTAGatttaattagttaaatggaTAATAAtgtgtaaattacacccgattggcaggaaaattggcatgcatgttaagaacaaatagaacatgtaatccaacggttggattttcaaaatataaatttaataataatttattgggtggtgtaacactttttagagttacaccaggtgtaatcTGAACCTagacctatatttcttaattcaatgtgaattttgacaaatctaccgttagattacattatcttcatatgtttttcatgcttacaaaatttcaaggtgatcaaagattaataggtatgtcattaatcaattgtctaaatttaagtttttgtagtttaaactaATGCATaatagatgagtttaaagattaaatgacaaattacacctaattgacatgaaaattggcatgaattttaagaacatatagaaaatgtaatccaacggttggatttccaaaatatgaattcaataataatttattgggtggtgtaacactttttagagttacacaaggtgtaatttgaacccagacctatatttcttaattcaatgtgaattttgacaaatctaccgttagattacattatcttcatatgtttttcatgcttacaaaattttaaggtgatcaaagattaataggcatgtcatcaatcaattatctaaatttaagtttttatagtttaaactAACGCATAATAGATGAGGTtaaagattaaatgacaaattacacctaattgacatgaaaattggcatgcattttaagaacatatagaaaatgtaatccaacggttgaattttcaaaatatgaattcaataataatttattgggtgatgtaacactttttagagttacaccaggtgtaatttgaacccagacctatatttcttaactcaatgtgaattttgacaaatctaccgttagattacattatcttcatatgttgttcatgcttacaaaatttcaaggtgatcaaagattaataggcatgtcatcgatcaattgtgtaaatttaagtttttgtagtttaaactaACACATaatagatgagtttaaagattaaatgacaaattacacCTAATTGACATGAAAGTTGGCAtgcattttaagaaaatatagaaaatgtaatccaacggttggattttcaaaatatgaattcaataataatttattgggtggtgtaacactttttagagttacaccaggtgtaatttgaacccagacctatatttcttaattcaatgtgaattttgacaaatctaccgttagattacattatcttcatatgttgTAATGCCAAGGTTTTGATTTGATTCCTATCTTGTTGAAGTTCATTAGAATTTGTGAGTTTCCTCAAATCTCATGTTCTTCTCTTCTGATGTATCCCTCTTAACTAAGCATAACCTTCAGATTTCTCTATTTTGTGTGCTTGTTAGATCTcttgaatttataaaaactgTGATTACAATGCAATAGAACAAAATGACTCTGTTTGATTGTGAAGGTTATTGAACTTAATTGCAAAGAGAGTGAAACTGAAAATAGTGGGGTTAGTGTGGTTTGGTTTGAGGGTGAGAGATTGttgggaaggaaaagaagaagggaaagtAAAGAGTTTGGGAGAGAGTTTgaggtgagagagagattggttCAATGGTAGAGAATCCATAGTTTGTGagcttttcttggttatgggGTTTTGGTGGGAAGAGATGGAAGAGTTAAGAGAAGGGGACTGAGTTGTCAATGGTGGGTGCAATGTAAATGTAATCTAATGAGGATAAGGAACCACATCCAAtataatggttttttttgttttgccttGTCCACGTAATTTTGTGGGAGTGATTTCTAGCCACACGTGGTAATGAACTTTGGGGTCGAAGTGAGATAGTGACTTTGGTGAGTAAAATGTTGGTCCGGAAGCCTCACAAGGGAATGAAGATTATTATTGTAAATAGagaatttttgtattaattaattttcaagtcATATAAGCATTTTGACGACAAAGAATAATTACCATGGGTAGatgcaaatttaaattttgtcttaTAAACAAGAGGAAGACAAATTGGAAAAAGTTTGACattcgtttttttttaattgatctaTGTGATTTAATTAGATCAATATtccaaaataatgtttttatttatttatttataatataattcaatagttggtgAAGGAAGATTATTGAAGGAATATTTCATTATTCTTTGTTAGGTTCAAAATTTGTGGCAAATTGATGTCAGTCAGAGCTTGAGGACCCTACACATGTTATGATTGTCATTGAAGTTGGATTCTTGAAGGTTTTATTAATCTATCTTTTTCTATgctgctcatttttttttcttatgtatCTTCTATGCATTGGAATGAAATCATGCATCTTGGAGATTTTCTCTTTTACACGTTTAAGACTATAGATGAGTTCAATGACTACCAACCCCTATCTTGGTAGGTAGATTCATAGTATTTAAAAGAGCATGCATCATTCATGGTGGTATTGTTAATCAAGGTAGATAAATAGTACTAGCTAGGAAACAAGCAAATACTAGTAGTTTAAAAAGTTAAAGAGATAAGACCCTATTAATTGCTAATTTGCTAGATATTTTATCATTCTGTACGtcattgcaaatgaagtagCTATAAGAAGCTATTCAATGCTAGCTAGTTGTCAGTGCTTTACTGATATTGAGCCCAAAGTATGTCAAAGTTAGCTGCAAGTTGATTTTTGTAATCATTGCAACAGAAGGTGCATGCATGATACAtggtttttgagagagagaagtgagagtTGTGAGggttgagagagttgagagagaggTGATAGATCTGAGAAGTGTTGGGTTGAGTAAAAagtaatagaaacaaaaaaaaataaatactaatttaacaggagtaagaataaataaataaataaaaattagcttTCCGCTACGTACCATCATATATagttgtgcactgtagcaatgtaGATAAAAAATTTACCTATAGCACCATCATTATAGCCCCCTTTTGTATATGTAGgtactaaaaatagttttttagcatcaccattgtgaatgctctaaaaaaGCCACTTTAATTATACATTtaacacatcaatttataatacATCTAACATcaacatttctatttttttaccaccTCATTTAAGATTTCAGCTATTGTAGGATgtcaaaaatgatattttactcTAACtaagatgttaaaacttttaaatataataCCCTTAGTGTAGTGTGCTTTTTTAGAATCATATGTTAAAAAATAGCATATTTAGCTTTTGAAACCTTAAATGAGAATACTCTTAAGCACATGTTAgtaaagaattttaaaaaaaattataaaaaaataaaaaaaaaatagttatttgttttgacattttttccaattctgcatcaaaattttatttttaaaaaaatcagtcttaataaacaatttataatttatttttcatcactTTTGGGTTTTCTCATAATTGCATAACTGCTTTCAATAAttgcataactttttttaaaggTCTTAACACAGACATGTGGCTTGTGTTGTAATAAATAAGGAGTGTGATAAATAAActtcttttattattgattGTGTATTAATTACATCACTAACTTCatgttaagaaaatattattaaagctaACTAATTGAAACTAACTAATTCATTAATTACAAAACTAGCTCCTAAGGATCACGTAAATTTGCATGAAAGGTAAATAACCATAAAGTGGTCAAGATCCACTGTTTGATGGTGggttatttgtttattgtgatgactgggtttttttgtttatggtagtaACTATGATTTTGTATTAATGGTGGTgactgtgttttttgtttaatggtggtggtgggttttttgtttatggtggtggctgcgttttttgtttaatgttggTGATGAGTTTTTTGTATATAGTGatggttgggttttttgtttatagcaGTAGCtgagtttttgtgttaatggtagtggctgtgttttttgtttaacggtggtggtgggttttttgtttatggtattggctgggtttttgtgttaatggtggtgactgtgctttttgtttaatggtagtGGTTGGGTTTTTTGATTATGGTAGTGGCtgagtttttgtgttaatgttggtagctgtgttttttgtttaatagtgGTGgtaggttttttgtttgtggtggtggctgagttttttgtttattgtgatgactgagttttttgtttatggtagtggctgggtttttgtgttaatgggtGGTGgctatgttttttgtttaatggtggtggtgggttttttgtttatggtggtggccgtggtttttgtttaatggtggtggctagtttttttttttaatagtgttggctagattttttatttgttgtggtgggtgggtttgtgtttatgatggtagctgagtttttgttttggatttcactttatttgttttgttttaaattaggATTTTTCTACATTCTTTATGATTTCTCTGTAATTTGTAATGtaggtttggtttttatttgatgagaatgttgtgggtcttttttatttgatagtttGGCTTCATATGATTTTgcattatgattattttgtctAGTTTGTTATTGGGTATTCTGTGGATATTTTTTGCATTGTcttactaataataatctttttgttgttgatgttgtagTACATCTTATTAGGGATATGGGTTTGCAGTCTAGTTTGTTATTAATGTATTTTCCTTGATACTTGTGCAGATTTGGGATTGGTGGCAAAAAGATAGCTTTTGTGGGACTACttgaacttaattaattttttgtaaagttTGGAAGTTAAGACATTATTTGTATGTAAATGGTTGTAATTACTTTGTGAACatctttattgcatttttagattgtatggaTTTTACTTATGgatttggttagaaatgaatgaatgttttttttttttttttttttttttttttttatggatttggttagaaatgaaCAGGTTAATGTAATGACAagtaaatgtaaagaatattaataaaaaattaaaattggtgACGATAATTTTCATTGCCATATTTGACTATAAGCAGAAATTGGTGACAAAATAATTTGTCACTTGatctattgaaattaaaaaaaaaaaatgattggtgACGCAAAACTTTGTCACCTGATCTattgaaattgggaaaaaaatacatttggtgacgaaatatttcgtcactagaAATAAggtttagtgacgaaaatattagGTGACGAAAAATTTTTGTCACCtgtcattttttattggtgacgaaaaaatttcgtcacctatcattttttaattggtgaCGAAACATTTTCGTCACCAATACATTCTGTGACGGAGCTAAGGTGACGAATGCTGTTTCGTCACCATATGTATTCGGTGACGAAATAAAGACATATTGTGACGAAAGGTTTCGTCACCATAGTCTATTTTTGTTGTAGTGTAGGCCAAACAATTTGGGATGAAAGGAATACTAAAAATTTGGACAAAGAGTTAGACGTCGATAAAGTGACcaaaatttggaaaatcaaataatataagaTAATTACTAGGTGAATTTTttatatgcataaaaaatgagaaaaaaaaatatcgctttatatattaattagttgGCCTACTAGAAAGTAAATTTACACTTTGTTATGTTCAAAAATCCtatgtgaatttaatttttcctttttttttttttttgttggtgtttgatagcatgaaaaatataaataaaagtaaagctaTCTTTAATCAATAGAaaactctattaaaaatatgatttatttCTAAGAGATtgtttttaacttattttcaaagtttttgtCAAACACACGTAAATGAGATAATTATTtaaacatttcatttttttaaagaaatgacatattttaggaaaaatttaaCGTTGAAACAAACATGGTGAAGCTGGGCTAAGTTTTGTAACTGGGTCCAAACCCTAGCTAGTGCTTGTCGTGTATATAAATCTTGTCTCAATTATTTAACAGGTGCACATTGAATAAATTGTAGAAGTATTCACGTCGCGTGTCATAACCATACATTGAATCAAACCGGTAATGTACTTTTGCATTGAAAAGAATGCACGCATGCATATCAGATGCTTGAATTGAGCTCAGAGGCGGTGCTAGGccgggggccatggccccctaGCTTTTGAAACTTTTCATCAATATTCCTTTACAATTAGTaacaaatctaaaaattacacaaaaatttatttgtcgGCCTACTCTGAGAATTTGCTCTCCCAAAATTTTAAGCTAATCTAGTAagagtttaacaaaaataataattaattaatttattggcaaaaagaaagacaaaaaaaactcaaacaattaaatttggtatagaaataataaaacccaaaaaaaaaaaaaaatcaaatccaccATCTGGCCCAATAATCAGCCCATGTCCCTCACAAAACTCCTTATTCACCTTTAATAAATTCCAAATTAGCAAGATATATAAAGATGTGTTCAcataatttcttattttgttcTAATTAATGGAAAGCCATATGGCAATATCATCTCTTCTAGGGGGTTGCACCAAGGAGACCCACCCTCTCCATATTTGTTCTTGTTGTGTACAGAAGGCTAATCATCTCTACTCTAGTCATTAATAGACTAGGGATTtcttgttaggatgtgtgcctttaaatcctattgtataatattatgtatgacattatgtatgacttaatgttgcgtttaataaagttaattattattatctaaaaataatggtaacatgaatattgggacattatcatatagtccatgaaatgcatagtatgtgatttatgtgaaaagtcacagaagatataaatcacaagttctttgtaaactcaaaattgtagttcgtagtcggtgatgaaattgggcatttcatctgcgaaaactataacatatcaactaagatgatttgtcttgatcatggaaatgtagatttctagttgatatgttgatatgttttaagagttaaaatatattgaactggaccggtgtgagatttattattctcctaatgactgtcaaatgaataataaacccATGACTTGTATTTGcctgaactcttaatcctgagataATAATGGACTTAATTATGAGATGTAgattgttttgatatatcaagagtgagatctagagttacagtcaaaatctcagtatgttgggcaaccacatttaatgttgatggaacatatattcttaaaatggaattcatagtctcttaacggagatataaaatattcctttgagataaatttaatgagtatgttattcaaaaagttagacctaactactttagtaaattgttgctagaatatatatttatgaaatttgatttcataaatatatgatgaataacttaaaggattaaactgggtactcaaggataagatgtagtaatttataaagtgacggtctacatt
The sequence above is drawn from the Castanea sativa cultivar Marrone di Chiusa Pesio chromosome 5, ASM4071231v1 genome and encodes:
- the LOC142634104 gene encoding transcription factor MYB15-like, with protein sequence MVRASFYDKNGLKKGAWTPEEDDKLRSFIQRYGHSNWYKLPKLAGLSRCGKSCRLRWLNYLYPDVKRGNFTNGEEDLIIKLHEEAGNKWSMIAKHLPRRTDNEIKNHWHTHLKKHVKQNPKKSEVKEQFNETSPCKAKKNRESEKESLHASASSHQTLESSPLSTELSSSEHFSLRYDHPPVTGINWAEEDCLTSFETFEDTFGDFWTEPFVADNTNIPDEFPISPYILYHDDIDLFDQVMQELPKN